The following are encoded together in the Caldisericum sp. genome:
- a CDS encoding PhoH family protein, whose product MGEETEVIRLKNPKNILKVTGVLDENFRVIEKNLNVKITLRDEKLYISGEKENVQLTKKILKEIEQLVEKKYPFSIQEVIYSTKIKDGNFLKELPESQIIEDIKGRGITPKTLGQKKFIEAVNKSDITFVIGPAGTGKTYLSVAIAVKYLLSNKVSRIILTRPVVEVGEKIGYLPGDIQQKVDPYFRPIYDALFEFLGQEKTQKLINNKTIEIAPLAFMRGRTLNDAFIIMDEAQNTTFSQMKMFLTRLGIGSKMVITGDLTQSDLLASQGRNGLEVAIDILRNVEGIEFVFLDINDIVRHTLVQKIINAYEKFENKTKNSNGA is encoded by the coding sequence ATGGGAGAAGAAACCGAAGTAATACGACTAAAGAACCCTAAGAATATATTAAAGGTTACTGGTGTATTAGATGAAAACTTCAGGGTAATCGAAAAAAATTTAAATGTAAAGATTACCCTGAGGGACGAAAAATTATATATAAGTGGCGAAAAAGAGAATGTTCAATTAACGAAAAAGATTCTAAAAGAAATAGAACAACTTGTAGAGAAGAAATATCCATTTTCCATTCAAGAGGTAATTTATTCAACAAAAATAAAAGACGGGAATTTCCTTAAAGAACTTCCCGAAAGCCAAATTATCGAAGACATAAAAGGAAGGGGTATAACCCCTAAGACACTTGGACAGAAAAAATTTATAGAGGCAGTAAACAAAAGCGATATCACCTTTGTAATAGGACCAGCAGGAACCGGAAAGACCTATTTGTCAGTTGCAATTGCAGTTAAGTATCTTCTTTCAAATAAAGTTTCTCGAATAATACTTACAAGACCTGTTGTTGAGGTAGGAGAAAAAATAGGGTACTTACCGGGAGACATTCAACAAAAAGTTGATCCATATTTTAGACCAATATACGATGCTCTTTTCGAATTCTTGGGACAGGAAAAAACTCAAAAACTCATCAACAATAAAACAATAGAAATAGCACCTCTTGCTTTTATGAGAGGAAGAACTCTTAATGACGCTTTTATAATTATGGACGAAGCACAAAATACAACATTTTCTCAAATGAAAATGTTTCTTACAAGACTTGGAATAGGCTCTAAGATGGTTATAACTGGAGACTTAACGCAAAGCGACTTACTTGCAAGCCAGGGGCGAAATGGATTGGAGGTTGCAATTGATATTCTGAGAAATGTCGAAGGAATTGAGTTTGTTTTTCTTGATATAAATGATATTGTAAGGCACACCCTTGTCCAAAAAATTATCAATGCTTATGAAAAATTTGAAAATAAAACGAAGAATAGCAACGGGGCTTAA